From the genome of Anopheles merus strain MAF chromosome X, AmerM5.1, whole genome shotgun sequence, one region includes:
- the LOC121593294 gene encoding transmembrane protein 181, with amino-acid sequence MAASSASKPPEDASKLGYSYVTPAGMCLRLRQSLAQFSDLFSEFNKYIAPAYHHDRCERSVHMRLYSMNKREFATVFLAFFACFGLGIFIGLAGPPITVMSKVSGGSLQPNGTVAAAGDGAPGAYLARGPFVMRTPLLTTYSQQLWIIAKLTTDNTDDEMVDKKFHLSVQIEGLTVDHKPMPVYGGAHNGGTDVRNRTRHLSCSYEECDEFTVLHIGFLDYAHYIVTVQFYGLEAFHQRYNIRTVQFYFKSYNPAFTQIEIWFRFIFVLFTFIITCWFAHTLRKYPMGDWSIEQKWLSILLPLLLLFNNPLFPLIFIANSWLPGMIDALLQTTFLCGILMFWLCVYHGLRQNERKLLTFYLPKLIVVLPIWLCAVVLGIWEKCDELNDPTYSHFEDSENYNGLKVFVSIAGAMYLLYLGLLMLKAYSELRSMPYFDMRLKILTLLMLIVLSISLIVTMQHFGFDTLEDNFIAQLYTSYKSSAQFMCFYGLLNFYLYAMAYVYSPSGPAVHEPIIAKDNPTFSMINDSDEEVMYGSDEESRRPLNSACRKGNDYDSD; translated from the exons ATGGCTGCCTCCAGCGCGTCCAAACCGCCGGAGGATGCGTCCAAGCTGGGCTACTCGTACGTCACGCCCGCCGGGATGTGCCTCCGGTTGCGCCAGAGTCTCGCCCAGTTCAGCGATCTGTTCAGCGAGTTCAACAAATACATCGCTCCGGCGTACCACCACGACCGGTGCGAGCGGTCCGTTCACATGCGGCTGTACTCGATGAACAAGCGCGAGTTCGCGACCGTCTTCCTGGCCTTCTTCGCCTGCTTCGGGCTCGGCATCTTTATCGGGCTGGCCGGCCCGCCCATCACGGTGATGAGCAAGGTGAGCGGCGGCTCGCTGCAGCCGAACGGcacggtggcggcggccggCGATGGGGCACCGGGCGCCTACCTGGCCCGCGGCCCGTTCGTGATGCGCACCCCGCTGCTGACCACCTACTCGCAGCAGCTGTGGATCATTGCCAAGCTGACGACCGACAACACGGACGACGAGATGGTGGACAAAAAGTTCCACCTGAGCGTGCAGATCGAGGGGCTGACGGTCGACCACAAGCCGATGCCGGTGTACGGCGGCGCGCACAATGGCGGCACGGACGTGCGGAACCGCACCCGCCACCTGTCCTGCAGCTACGAGGAGTGCGACGAGTTTACCGTGCTGCACATCGGCTTCCTCGACTACGCGCACTACATCGTGACGGTGCAGTTCTACGGGCTGGAGGCGTTCCACCAGCGGTACAACATCCGGACCGTGCAGTTCTACTTCAAGTCGTACAATCCCGCGTTCACGCAGATCGAGATCTGGTTCCGGTTCATCTTCGTGCTGTTCACGTTCATCATCACGTGCTGGTTTGCTCACACGCTGCGGAAGTACCCGATGGGCGACTGGTCGATCGAGCAGAAGTGGCTCTCGATactgttgccgctgctgctgctgtttaaCA ATCCGCTCTTTCCGCTCATCTTCATCGCGAACAGCTGGCTGCCGGGCATGATCGACGCCCTGCTCCAGACCACCTTCCTCTGCGGCATTCTCATGTTCTGGCTGTGCGTGTACCACGGGCTGCGGCAGAACGAGCGCAAGCTGCTTACCTTCTACCTGCCGAAGCTGATCGTCGTGCTGCCGATCTGGCTGTGCGCCGTGGTGCTCGGCATCTGGGAGAAGTGCGACGAGCTGAACGACCCAACGTACAGCCATTTCGAGGACTCGGAAAACTACAAC GGTTTGAAGGTGTTCGTATCGATTGCGGGCGCCATGTACTTACTCTATCTTGGACTGCTGATGCTGAAGGCGTACTCCGAGCTCCGATCGATGCCATATTTTG ATATGCGACTAAAAATCCTCACCCTGCTGATGCTGATCGTGCTGTCAATTTCGCTGATCGTCACGATGCAACACTTCGGCTTCGACACGCTCGAGGACAACTTTATCGCGCAGCTGTACACGAGCTACAAAAGCTCGGCCCAGTTTATGTGCTTCTACGGTTTGCTGAACTTCTATCTGTACGCGATGGCCTACGTCTACTCGCCGAGCGGTCCGGCCGTGCACG AACCGATCATTGCGAAGGATAATCCAACGTTCTCGATGATCAACGACTCAGACGAGGAGGTGATGTACGGTTCGGACGAGGAAAGCCGCCGGCCGCTGAACTCCGCCTGCAGAAAGGGGAACGATTACGATAGCGATTAA